Genomic DNA from Mycolicibacterium helvum:
ACGAGGTCGTTGACCAGACCGGCCTGATCCAACGCCGCCTTGGCCGCGGGCTCCGATGAGGTGACGCGCTGGTCGAGCGCGCCGTACAGGCCGAGCACGGCGGCGTCCTTCGACCCGGCGAAGTCCGGATCCTCGGGCAGCGGACCGTAGAACGGCACCGCCGCGGCCAGCCGTGGCTCCCCGGCGGCCAGCAGCTGCCACACCAGCCCACCGCCGAAACAGAAGCCGACAAGAGCGAGCTTCTGGCCCGGCGACCGGCGCGCCACCTCATCGAGCCCTGACCTTATGTCGGCGATGAACCGGTCGGGAGCGATCGTGCCGAGCGCGGCGGTGGCCGCCGCCGGGTCACTGAAGGAACCGGTGCCGCCTTCCTCGGAGAGCAGGTCGATGGCCAGCGCGGAGTAGCCGATGCCGGCCAGCCGGCCGGCGACGGTGCGCACCCAGTCATTGAGGCCCTTGTTTTCGTGGATGACCAGGACCGCTCCGCGTGGTGTGGCGGCCTGCGCCCAGCTGCCCCGCAGCTGCCCTTTCGGCCCCGCCCAGGTGATGGGCGTGGTGGCCAGCGCGCTGGCCATCCCCGGCGACGGCGAGTCGGATGTCGGCGCGGACGGTGACGGTGATGGTGACGGTGAGGAGACTGCGGTCTTTGGTGTGTCCGTGGCGCACGCGGCGATCAGTGCGCTGGCGGCGGTGGTGCTCACGCCCAACAGTGCGAGGCGGCGCAGCGCTTCTCGGCGGCTCAGTAGGCCGTCGACGTGATCGGTGGCGATCTCTTCGGCGATGTACCTCTGTAGTGGAGTCACCCTCGCGAGTATGCGCCTTTTGGGTAAGCGTGGACTGTAGGGATGATCCCCGAGGGAGGTGGCCGGTATGGCTGAGCACGCGGTGCTACCGGGTTCTGAAGCATTCGAACGGGTGGCGGCGCTGCTCGATTACCCGATGTTCGTCGTGACCACGCGGGCCGAGGATGAACGCGCGGGCTGCCTGGTGGGGTTCAGCAGTCAGGTGTCGATCAACCCGCCGCGCTATCTGGTCGGATTGTCCAAACGCAACCACACGTATCGGGTCGCGGCAGGCGGCGCGACGCACCTGGCATTGCACCTGCTGGCCGAAGAACACCGTGACCTTGCCCGGCTCTTCGGCGCGGAGACCGGAGACCGGATCGACAAATTCAGTCGCTGCCGGTGGTCCGATGGCCCAGAGGGGCTGCCGGTCCTGACCGACTCCGCCGCATGGTTCACCGGCCGCATCCTCGATCGGTTCGACCTGGGCGATCATGTCGGACACCTGATCGAGCCGGTCGCCGGCGTCGCGCCGGAGCAGCTCGGGCGGCTCGTCACATTCGCCGACGTCAAGGACCTGGACCCGGGCCATGAGGCCTGACCGGCCTACCGCGCCCGTTGCCGGCCGCCACGGCCGCCACGGCCGCGCCTGGTCACACCCGC
This window encodes:
- a CDS encoding dienelactone hydrolase family protein, with protein sequence MTPLQRYIAEEIATDHVDGLLSRREALRRLALLGVSTTAASALIAACATDTPKTAVSSPSPSPSPSAPTSDSPSPGMASALATTPITWAGPKGQLRGSWAQAATPRGAVLVIHENKGLNDWVRTVAGRLAGIGYSALAIDLLSEEGGTGSFSDPAAATAALGTIAPDRFIADIRSGLDEVARRSPGQKLALVGFCFGGGLVWQLLAAGEPRLAAAVPFYGPLPEDPDFAGSKDAAVLGLYGALDQRVTSSEPAAKAALDQAGLVNDLVIEPDADHAFFNDAGPRYNPVAAADAWNRLQDWFSRNL
- a CDS encoding flavin reductase family protein, translated to MAEHAVLPGSEAFERVAALLDYPMFVVTTRAEDERAGCLVGFSSQVSINPPRYLVGLSKRNHTYRVAAGGATHLALHLLAEEHRDLARLFGAETGDRIDKFSRCRWSDGPEGLPVLTDSAAWFTGRILDRFDLGDHVGHLIEPVAGVAPEQLGRLVTFADVKDLDPGHEA